One part of the Acidobacteriota bacterium genome encodes these proteins:
- a CDS encoding multicopper oxidase family protein: MCSRLRWMVLIVVLVWSVVNVVAQCPDRPPTGSIVDDPLALTAQNGVLSAQLVMQHSVDGSGYTHYCYNYNTGSGIAEAPTLRVTPGDELDLEVVNRIQEDAETKKQMKLRPGMAMPMPMAMPESRGANCADGGMMTINSTNVHYHGMNVAPICRQDDLINTVIQPGTPGYKYKIPIPATQPPGLYWYHPHVHGFAEFQVNGGAAGALIVEGMEKVHPEVAGLTERVFIVRQQFQVPWIPGPYQLTINYQVVPGIGGAKPVIQMKPGEKQFWRVANATNQDFLPLQVIMNGSPQPLQLVALDGYPLAQIRTQDTILIPPAGRAEFIVQAPPTDTGMFLFVQDYSTGPTGNPDLQQSLAAIQISSNNANYSHMPKAASSPSPVKLKYADLARQPVTAERKLFFSEEFAGTNGPIQFYITVEGQKQRVFEGNEKPVITTKVGAVEDWTIENRALETHAFHIHQIHFQVLEVDGKPVENSDLRDTIEVPFWEGKGPYHSVKLRMDFRDPTIAGTFMFHCHILLHEDLGMMHKILVEP, translated from the coding sequence ATGTGTTCCCGGTTGAGATGGATGGTTTTGATCGTGGTATTGGTATGGTCGGTCGTCAATGTTGTGGCACAGTGCCCTGATCGTCCTCCGACCGGTTCGATCGTGGATGATCCACTCGCGCTGACTGCGCAGAACGGCGTTCTATCGGCCCAACTCGTAATGCAGCACTCGGTGGATGGAAGTGGCTATACCCACTATTGCTACAACTACAACACGGGCAGTGGGATTGCCGAGGCCCCGACGCTCCGCGTAACTCCTGGGGATGAACTGGATCTCGAGGTCGTGAACCGCATCCAGGAAGACGCGGAGACCAAGAAGCAGATGAAGCTAAGGCCGGGGATGGCGATGCCGATGCCAATGGCCATGCCTGAATCGCGCGGCGCAAACTGCGCCGATGGCGGCATGATGACCATCAACTCCACCAACGTCCACTATCACGGCATGAACGTCGCGCCCATCTGTCGCCAGGACGACCTCATCAACACCGTGATTCAGCCGGGGACTCCCGGGTACAAATACAAGATTCCAATTCCCGCTACGCAACCGCCGGGATTGTATTGGTACCACCCGCATGTCCATGGTTTCGCGGAATTTCAGGTGAACGGCGGCGCTGCCGGCGCGCTGATCGTCGAAGGAATGGAAAAAGTTCATCCCGAGGTCGCCGGACTTACGGAGCGAGTCTTCATCGTGCGACAGCAGTTCCAGGTGCCGTGGATTCCCGGCCCATACCAGTTGACTATCAATTACCAGGTTGTTCCTGGGATTGGCGGCGCGAAACCAGTCATTCAGATGAAGCCGGGAGAAAAGCAGTTCTGGCGAGTTGCCAACGCCACCAACCAGGATTTCCTGCCACTTCAGGTGATCATGAACGGCAGCCCGCAGCCACTGCAACTGGTCGCACTCGACGGGTATCCTCTCGCTCAGATCCGGACGCAGGATACGATTCTGATCCCGCCCGCGGGCCGAGCCGAGTTCATCGTGCAGGCTCCCCCCACCGACACAGGCATGTTTTTGTTCGTACAGGATTACTCGACGGGTCCCACCGGCAACCCGGACCTGCAGCAATCTCTCGCTGCGATCCAGATCAGCAGCAACAACGCGAACTACTCGCACATGCCGAAAGCGGCGTCTTCGCCGTCTCCGGTGAAATTGAAGTATGCCGATCTCGCCCGGCAGCCCGTAACTGCGGAAAGAAAGCTTTTCTTCTCTGAAGAATTCGCGGGAACGAACGGGCCAATCCAGTTTTACATCACGGTGGAAGGTCAAAAGCAAAGAGTCTTCGAAGGCAACGAGAAGCCTGTGATCACCACGAAGGTAGGAGCCGTGGAAGACTGGACGATTGAGAACCGCGCGCTCGAAACGCACGCATTCCACATCCATCAGATTCACTTCCAGGTTTTGGAGGTCGATGGCAAGCCGGTGGAGAATAGCGACCTGCGCGATACCATCGAGGTCCCGTTCTGGGAAGGCAAGGGGCCATACCACAGCGTGAAGTTGCGCATGGATTTTCGCGATCCGACGATTGCAGGCACATTCATGTTCCATTGCCACATCCTGCTCCATGAGGACCTGGGCATGATGCATAAAATTCTAGTCGAACCTTAA
- a CDS encoding beta-propeller fold lactonase family protein, producing MNKLPDPLLRAAFAVMILALSGVAKGATPYIIANEDASFPSTGVTFFAVGPNGGLTFRKQVPTVGVGIGGGFFGANRIRVLSNANQDCVFASEAGSGDIVGIDMNTLEVGGSASGSDTDDGSANGIGMAVNDQYLYASFAESNTIGTFHVLSGCGLTFINDTAVVGMENGFINGMAIHGDMLIATYTDGTIESFDISGGTPQSHGDRQISSGTVRARGATFPNSIDITSDGHFAIFGDTSTSLVVEVSDLSSGKLGKPKVYTSAASISSSNVLLSPDETILYVVNTQGDSVSALFFDRATGKLSPGCTSDPIRGHSTDWSYLASAALASPTGNGGGVYVAEFPAGIARIKLNVKGKTCTLREAVQSPFTDKNAAGLLSIGAFPPRSF from the coding sequence ATGAACAAACTCCCAGACCCCTTGCTACGTGCGGCATTTGCGGTGATGATTCTTGCCCTCAGCGGCGTTGCCAAAGGCGCGACTCCCTACATTATCGCGAATGAGGACGCATCGTTTCCTTCCACGGGCGTCACTTTTTTCGCGGTCGGTCCAAATGGGGGACTGACTTTCCGGAAACAAGTGCCCACGGTCGGAGTTGGAATCGGCGGCGGTTTTTTTGGAGCCAATCGGATCCGCGTCTTGAGCAACGCGAACCAGGATTGTGTCTTCGCGTCGGAAGCCGGGAGCGGTGACATTGTAGGCATCGATATGAACACTCTCGAGGTGGGAGGAAGCGCTTCGGGATCGGACACGGACGATGGAAGCGCCAACGGCATTGGCATGGCTGTGAACGATCAATACCTGTATGCCAGTTTCGCGGAATCGAACACGATTGGAACATTTCACGTGTTGAGCGGTTGCGGGCTGACCTTTATTAATGACACTGCGGTCGTTGGCATGGAGAACGGTTTCATCAACGGCATGGCGATCCACGGCGACATGTTGATCGCGACCTACACCGACGGCACCATTGAGTCCTTTGATATTTCCGGTGGGACGCCGCAGTCTCACGGCGACCGGCAAATCTCGAGCGGTACCGTGCGAGCGCGAGGCGCGACCTTTCCCAATTCCATCGATATCACCAGTGATGGACACTTTGCGATCTTTGGTGACACCTCAACTTCGCTGGTCGTGGAAGTGTCGGATCTCTCCTCGGGCAAGCTGGGCAAGCCGAAGGTTTACACATCAGCGGCCAGCATCAGTTCGAGCAATGTGTTGCTGAGCCCGGATGAAACGATTCTTTATGTGGTCAACACGCAAGGCGACTCCGTGAGCGCTCTATTCTTTGATCGCGCTACGGGTAAGCTCTCACCCGGCTGCACCTCCGATCCCATCCGCGGTCATTCGACGGACTGGTCGTATCTCGCGAGTGCTGCGTTGGCGAGTCCCACCGGAAATGGCGGAGGAGTCTATGTCGCTGAATTCCCGGCGGGGATTGCGCGCATCAAGCTCAACGTGAAGGGCAAAACCTGCACGCTGCGGGAAGCCGTGCAATCGCCGTTCACCGACAAGAATGCAGCAGGATTGCTCTCGATCGGCGCCTTCCCGCCGCGATCGTTCTAA
- a CDS encoding zinc ribbon domain-containing protein, whose product MPLYEYECKKCGHRFERIVKFSDKPMKKCPDCGGVVEQLISAPTVQFKGAGWYVTDYAKKSSASSAKSSDHDGGSKDSSKDKDSKDSKDSKETKKDATPKTESSSKKHKKD is encoded by the coding sequence ATGCCCCTCTACGAATACGAATGCAAGAAGTGCGGACACCGCTTCGAACGAATCGTGAAGTTTTCCGACAAGCCCATGAAGAAATGCCCCGACTGCGGGGGAGTGGTCGAACAGTTGATCTCCGCTCCCACGGTACAGTTCAAAGGTGCGGGCTGGTACGTAACCGACTACGCCAAGAAATCGTCTGCGTCTTCCGCGAAATCCTCAGACCACGACGGCGGGTCCAAAGACTCCTCGAAAGACAAGGACTCGAAGGACTCCAAGGACTCCAAAGAAACGAAGAAAGACGCCACACCGAAAACTGAGTCATCCTCCAAGAAACATAAGAAGGATTGA
- a CDS encoding pirin family protein → MITIRRSQERGGGDHGWLKTRHSFSFSDYWDEKWMGFRSLRVINEDFVAPNSGFPTHPHRDMEIITYVLSGELEHKDSLGTGSVIRPGDGQRMTAGRGIRHSEFNPSRTETVHLLQIWITPEKPGLEPSYEQKSFPESEKRGKLRLIASNDGANSSVKINQNAKLFVSLLAPGDETIHPLESKRHAWLQVAKGEVEVNGHKLLQGDGAAVSDERQLTIKGIKDAEILLFDLA, encoded by the coding sequence ATGATTACCATCCGGCGCAGTCAGGAACGGGGAGGCGGTGACCACGGCTGGCTCAAGACCCGCCACAGCTTCAGCTTCAGTGATTACTGGGACGAGAAGTGGATGGGATTCCGCTCGCTCCGAGTGATCAACGAAGATTTCGTCGCGCCGAACTCCGGATTCCCGACGCATCCGCACCGCGATATGGAGATCATTACCTATGTCTTGTCGGGTGAACTTGAGCATAAGGACAGTCTGGGAACCGGTTCCGTCATTCGTCCCGGTGACGGACAGCGCATGACGGCCGGGCGCGGCATCCGGCATAGTGAGTTCAATCCCTCGAGGACCGAGACCGTGCACCTGCTGCAGATCTGGATCACACCCGAGAAGCCGGGCCTCGAACCAAGTTACGAGCAAAAGAGTTTCCCGGAATCGGAGAAGCGCGGAAAGCTACGGCTGATTGCCTCGAACGACGGCGCCAATAGCTCAGTGAAAATCAATCAGAATGCAAAGCTCTTCGTGAGCCTCCTCGCGCCCGGAGACGAAACGATCCACCCGTTGGAAAGCAAGCGCCACGCCTGGCTCCAAGTGGCGAAGGGTGAAGTTGAAGTTAACGGGCACAAGCTTCTTCAAGGCGATGGTGCCGCAGTTAGCGACGAAAGGCAATTAACGATTAAAGGAATAAAGGACGCCGAAATCTTGTTGTTCGATTTGGCATAA
- a CDS encoding HAMP domain-containing protein translates to MPEIAFAPESVAVVESKPSRIRVNWQLKTIWPVAVVLLAGMMLFLLSTLSFRDPDRHRVLVIAGAGAVAICGVVIVVLASTIQRPMIELQEQMEKVGDGDLTATVSFAKNNDEIGDLGRNFNRMVQQLREGREEIEHLHRTQMSRAEHFATLGELATGLAHEIRNPLAGIAGVIEIVGRDLPVTSPAKAVVKEVRQEISQINRILTDLLETARPRAPEIRTSDLNTTVEHAVMLARQQVISKPIKIEFTAGQDLPEVEHDSDQIHQVLLNLLLNSVQAIEGSGLVRVSLLEHDDAVAVTVSDTGRGIPVSHLPNIFRPFYTTKGNGTGLGLSLARRIVEDHHGHIEVASSSEKGTTFSVSLPVRQPAEVAS, encoded by the coding sequence ATGCCTGAAATCGCCTTTGCCCCAGAAAGTGTCGCCGTCGTGGAATCCAAGCCTTCGCGAATCCGCGTGAATTGGCAGCTGAAAACCATCTGGCCAGTCGCGGTCGTGTTGCTGGCGGGCATGATGCTCTTCCTGCTCTCCACGCTTTCGTTTCGCGATCCCGATCGACATCGCGTGCTGGTCATTGCCGGCGCGGGGGCAGTAGCAATCTGCGGCGTGGTGATTGTGGTGCTGGCGTCAACGATTCAGCGCCCGATGATCGAGTTGCAGGAGCAGATGGAAAAGGTGGGCGACGGCGACCTCACGGCGACCGTAAGTTTTGCGAAGAACAACGATGAGATTGGCGACCTGGGTCGGAACTTCAACCGGATGGTCCAGCAACTACGCGAAGGCCGCGAAGAAATCGAACATCTGCATCGCACGCAGATGTCGCGCGCGGAACATTTCGCGACGTTGGGAGAACTAGCGACCGGCCTCGCACACGAAATTCGCAATCCGCTGGCTGGTATTGCGGGAGTGATCGAAATTGTGGGACGCGACCTGCCTGTGACCAGTCCAGCCAAGGCCGTTGTGAAAGAAGTGCGGCAGGAGATCAGCCAGATCAACCGCATCCTGACCGATTTGCTGGAAACGGCGCGGCCGCGAGCTCCCGAGATCCGGACAAGCGATTTGAACACGACCGTTGAACATGCCGTCATGCTGGCCAGACAGCAAGTCATCTCCAAACCGATCAAGATCGAATTCACGGCCGGCCAAGATCTACCGGAAGTGGAGCACGACAGCGATCAGATCCATCAGGTCCTGCTCAATCTTCTGTTGAACTCCGTACAGGCGATTGAGGGCTCAGGATTGGTGAGGGTCTCGCTCCTGGAACACGACGACGCGGTAGCAGTCACAGTTTCCGATACCGGTCGGGGTATTCCCGTCAGTCATCTGCCGAATATCTTTCGGCCGTTTTATACGACCAAGGGAAATGGCACTGGCTTGGGACTGTCACTCGCCCGTCGGATCGTCGAAGATCATCACGGGCACATCGAAGTTGCCAGCAGTTCCGAAAAAGGAACGACATTCTCTGTGTCGTTGCCCGTACGACAGCCGGCTGAGGTAGCTTCCTAG
- the ccsA gene encoding cytochrome c biogenesis protein CcsA, which translates to MARAKAEQPQAATGTTLIVLVGLGVAFLLFMAFLNVMKSGNLVNEENLLYAALIFYAGAGALYLGFGVTGTDSYLKFASLATWIGLIANTGAVAHRWYEAGHPPFASVYEMLLSFVWTLAVLTLVAEKKYGVKVIGTVTMPVAIVGVVLMQLLRSDVHPLVPALQSTWLHVHVTLAMLAYAACALSFALAMMFLIQDKMETETFLAVTSLCSVVIYAGILTRFEKWGGLNLIAWNAEEKSEVFLSKGVRLFVTVPDLGWVMVLALLVVVTPLVFYGLARLKKDDRFLATANRAVFVSILIQVMALVMFLLRARDGRYGSLDAAGTFQTSLAASPFLLSGLVGGIFISLLYLLLLWRRPDLERLLPSTDDLDRITYKTIGIAFPLLTLMIAAGAYWANQTWGSYWSWDPKETWAAITWLIYAAYLHMRVTRGMRGRVAAYFAIGGFVVVMFTFFGVTYLLSGLHAYA; encoded by the coding sequence ATGGCACGAGCAAAGGCAGAACAGCCGCAGGCAGCTACGGGCACGACCCTAATCGTGCTGGTGGGCTTGGGGGTCGCTTTTCTTCTGTTCATGGCGTTTCTGAATGTAATGAAGAGTGGGAACCTGGTGAACGAAGAAAACCTGCTCTATGCAGCATTGATCTTCTACGCCGGGGCGGGGGCACTCTACCTGGGATTTGGCGTAACCGGGACCGACTCGTATTTGAAATTTGCGTCGCTTGCGACTTGGATCGGATTGATCGCCAACACCGGCGCCGTCGCACATCGCTGGTATGAAGCGGGACATCCTCCGTTCGCCAGCGTGTACGAGATGTTGCTGAGCTTCGTATGGACGCTCGCCGTCCTCACCCTGGTCGCCGAAAAAAAATATGGAGTGAAAGTCATCGGCACCGTGACCATGCCGGTCGCGATCGTTGGTGTCGTGCTGATGCAATTACTGCGCAGCGATGTGCATCCACTGGTGCCGGCACTCCAATCGACATGGCTTCATGTGCACGTGACGTTGGCAATGCTGGCCTATGCGGCATGCGCACTGAGCTTCGCACTGGCCATGATGTTCCTGATCCAGGACAAGATGGAGACAGAAACCTTCCTGGCAGTGACCAGTCTCTGCTCGGTAGTGATCTACGCAGGAATTCTGACTCGCTTTGAAAAGTGGGGCGGGCTGAATCTGATTGCCTGGAATGCGGAAGAGAAATCGGAAGTATTCCTGTCCAAGGGCGTGCGTCTGTTCGTGACCGTGCCCGATCTGGGATGGGTGATGGTGCTGGCGCTGCTGGTGGTAGTGACGCCGCTCGTGTTTTACGGATTGGCCCGTCTGAAGAAAGACGACCGTTTCCTGGCCACGGCGAATCGCGCGGTGTTTGTCAGCATTTTGATTCAAGTCATGGCGCTGGTAATGTTCCTGTTGCGCGCTCGCGACGGGCGCTACGGCTCACTGGACGCAGCAGGAACCTTTCAAACCAGCCTGGCCGCCAGCCCGTTCCTCCTCTCCGGACTAGTGGGAGGTATTTTCATTTCTCTTCTGTACCTGCTGCTGTTGTGGCGGCGGCCGGACCTGGAGCGCTTACTGCCCAGCACGGACGATCTGGATCGAATCACCTACAAGACTATTGGCATCGCGTTTCCTTTACTCACCCTGATGATTGCTGCCGGTGCCTATTGGGCGAATCAAACCTGGGGCTCCTACTGGAGTTGGGATCCGAAAGAAACGTGGGCGGCCATTACCTGGCTGATCTATGCCGCGTACCTTCACATGCGAGTCACGCGCGGGATGCGTGGCCGGGTGGCGGCGTATTTCGCCATCGGAGGGTTTGTGGTGGTGATGTTCACGTTCTTCGGCGTGACATATTTGCTGTCAGGACTACACGCCTATGCCTGA
- a CDS encoding cytochrome c biogenesis protein ResB, with product MALKLRSLARKTWQTAASIKTGVVLLILVVILSAAGTIVLQRPVTESEEMQRAYSPQTLSILDGIGLTDVFHAWWFVVLMVLVSVSIIAASIERFPNSWRFYSRPYKYPDETFRRALYPQWQLAIPDEETGLVAAERALHSVGFSPERVVRTDHFSIFAERNRLSEMAVYIVHASLLLIFAGGIVDGLYGWRGTLNLNEGETSNQVELRDGAIKTLPFAIRCDTAGQENYKDGSPKKWWSKLAVVASGQDVQKKEIVVNDPLVYQGIRFYQSSFGSSGKLKSLVLVAAERTGAGAQRQVSLGMNETASLDADTTIRIAALIPDYFVKDGQVFRRSNQMANPAVRLELESKASGSTLNVWLPLTQEVDPALAAVSEEDKTPYQFAIAGGEMGHFTGLQVSHEPGQWAVWGGVILLGIGLAFVFYIVHMRFWAVPVLDAKTGKYSLWIGGTANRNRDAFGQQFNDLVRAVEEELKSIQSVHKSAPQELVATGAGR from the coding sequence ATGGCACTGAAGCTTCGCTCCCTGGCTCGGAAGACGTGGCAGACAGCTGCTTCGATCAAAACGGGCGTGGTTCTACTGATTCTGGTGGTAATCCTGTCGGCGGCAGGCACGATCGTATTGCAGCGCCCGGTTACCGAGTCTGAGGAAATGCAACGGGCCTATTCTCCGCAGACACTGAGCATCCTCGATGGCATCGGGCTAACGGACGTGTTTCATGCCTGGTGGTTCGTGGTGCTGATGGTGCTGGTGAGCGTGAGCATCATCGCCGCGTCGATTGAGCGCTTTCCGAATTCATGGCGCTTCTACTCCCGGCCTTACAAATATCCCGATGAGACGTTCCGCCGAGCGTTGTATCCGCAGTGGCAGCTAGCCATCCCGGATGAAGAAACAGGATTAGTCGCGGCCGAGCGGGCACTCCACTCAGTTGGATTCTCGCCGGAGCGGGTCGTGCGTACCGATCACTTTTCTATTTTTGCGGAGCGCAACCGTCTCTCAGAGATGGCGGTGTATATCGTGCACGCCAGCCTGCTGCTGATTTTCGCGGGCGGAATCGTGGACGGACTCTATGGATGGCGCGGCACGCTGAACCTGAACGAAGGCGAAACCTCGAACCAGGTGGAATTACGCGATGGCGCAATCAAGACACTGCCATTTGCGATCCGGTGTGATACCGCAGGGCAAGAAAATTATAAAGACGGCTCGCCGAAAAAATGGTGGTCGAAGTTGGCAGTGGTAGCCAGTGGACAGGATGTACAGAAGAAAGAAATCGTCGTCAATGATCCGCTGGTTTACCAGGGTATCCGCTTCTATCAGTCCAGCTTCGGTTCCAGTGGAAAGTTGAAGAGCCTGGTACTGGTTGCGGCGGAGCGAACTGGCGCCGGCGCACAAAGGCAAGTTTCACTCGGCATGAATGAAACAGCGTCACTGGATGCTGACACGACGATCCGCATCGCCGCCCTCATTCCTGACTACTTCGTGAAAGATGGGCAAGTTTTCCGGCGCTCGAATCAAATGGCGAATCCCGCAGTGAGGCTGGAACTTGAATCGAAGGCCAGCGGGAGCACGCTGAATGTCTGGCTTCCACTCACGCAGGAAGTTGATCCGGCGCTCGCGGCGGTGTCCGAAGAGGACAAAACGCCTTATCAATTTGCCATCGCCGGGGGTGAAATGGGCCACTTCACCGGGCTCCAGGTGTCGCATGAACCGGGACAGTGGGCCGTGTGGGGCGGGGTCATCCTGTTAGGGATCGGTTTGGCGTTCGTGTTCTACATCGTGCATATGCGGTTCTGGGCCGTGCCGGTGCTGGACGCAAAAACCGGCAAGTACTCGCTCTGGATCGGCGGCACCGCTAACCGCAACCGCGATGCTTTCGGGCAGCAATTCAACGATCTGGTTCGCGCGGTGGAAGAAGAATTGAAATCGATTCAGTCGGTTCACAAGTCGGCTCCGCAGGAGCTGGTTGCTACCGGGGCCGGACGCTAA
- a CDS encoding SMP-30/gluconolactonase/LRE family protein codes for MKRTRLRTRELSNRTSAVLVAWICAIAIFFASAVSLDAKEKKKAPEPPAKKNVLEMLDYSKIVWPNPPAITRIKFLSYFSGEKREAVAAAKKTGWMDRLSGAAVGQASPNERLFFQLVRPYGVGVDTQGKVYIADEKVLAVFIFNPEDGKVELLKNGQHARFKLITGLTLDDADTLFVSDSALKHVLVFDKEHKVQASISEGIAVPAGLAVDNENRFLYVADSERDQILVFDADPPYKLLRTIGKPGSKHELTTPGDFSRPTNVAVDKDGNLYVSDTFNDRVEIFDADGNFIREFGKAGDGPGYFARPKGIAIDADGHVWVADAVQDRVQVFTPEGDLLIHLGGHGLLPGQFSTVAGLAIDKNNRVLTSEQYPGRVQIFRYFTDQEAQAEKDRRDAAQEKKTGKSTAK; via the coding sequence ATGAAAAGAACAAGACTTCGTACCCGTGAACTTTCGAATCGGACAAGCGCAGTGCTCGTCGCATGGATCTGTGCGATCGCCATCTTTTTCGCCAGCGCGGTTTCGCTCGACGCCAAGGAAAAGAAGAAGGCCCCTGAGCCGCCGGCAAAGAAAAACGTGCTCGAGATGCTGGATTATTCCAAGATCGTCTGGCCTAATCCGCCGGCGATCACTCGCATCAAGTTCCTGAGCTACTTCTCCGGCGAGAAGCGCGAGGCCGTGGCCGCAGCCAAGAAGACTGGCTGGATGGACCGGCTCTCTGGCGCCGCAGTAGGCCAGGCATCGCCGAATGAGAGATTGTTCTTCCAACTGGTCCGGCCGTACGGCGTGGGCGTGGATACCCAGGGGAAGGTTTACATCGCCGACGAAAAGGTGCTCGCGGTTTTTATCTTCAACCCGGAGGACGGCAAGGTCGAACTGCTCAAGAACGGGCAGCACGCCCGCTTCAAGCTCATTACCGGCCTTACTCTGGATGATGCTGACACGTTGTTCGTTTCCGATAGCGCATTGAAGCACGTGCTGGTATTCGACAAGGAGCACAAGGTCCAGGCCAGCATCAGCGAGGGCATAGCGGTCCCAGCCGGCCTCGCGGTCGACAACGAAAACCGCTTTCTCTACGTGGCCGACAGCGAACGCGACCAGATTCTGGTGTTCGACGCCGATCCGCCTTACAAGCTCCTGCGCACCATCGGCAAGCCCGGCAGCAAGCATGAACTGACTACGCCCGGCGATTTCTCTCGACCCACCAATGTTGCCGTGGACAAAGACGGAAATCTCTACGTTTCCGATACCTTCAATGATCGCGTCGAGATCTTCGATGCGGATGGCAATTTCATCCGTGAGTTCGGCAAAGCCGGCGACGGCCCCGGATATTTCGCACGGCCGAAGGGAATTGCGATTGATGCTGACGGCCATGTCTGGGTCGCAGACGCGGTTCAGGACCGCGTTCAGGTTTTTACGCCCGAGGGCGACCTGCTCATCCATCTCGGCGGGCATGGTTTGCTCCCCGGTCAGTTCAGTACGGTCGCGGGGTTGGCGATTGACAAGAACAACCGTGTGCTCACCTCGGAACAGTATCCGGGGCGCGTGCAGATCTTCCGCTACTTTACCGACCAGGAAGCCCAGGCCGAGAAAGATCGGCGGGATGCCGCACAGGAAAAGAAGACTGGAAAGTCGACCGCCAAATAG
- a CDS encoding peptidyl-prolyl cis-trans isomerase — protein sequence MKTRFHIAIAVVVSVMILGNATAGAQLVASHAPALPAAKTDASAKASMAPALTVTGKPIARVNGVELIDRDLLREMFTIFPYAQQHNGFPKELEPDIRRGALQMIIFEELVYQEAQRRKMTIPAPVLAKAETEFRKQFANPAAYQDFLKTEVNGSESAMRGKIRRSLLIEALLNQEVNAPARVTAVQVRAEYAKSSAQYKHGETLHIQSISIVPPNETKPVLEEGKRRAEEAFKQAKQAKTYREFGLLAEKLSDDDFHVNMGDHRPQDAGAFPPPVVKAAAKMKVGEVSDLIQLGNYYTIFRLQARTPAGVTPFAEVKTKLQADLQKKNTEQLRSALAQKLRKNAKVETL from the coding sequence ATGAAAACCCGGTTCCACATCGCGATCGCGGTAGTTGTCTCAGTCATGATTCTGGGAAACGCTACCGCAGGGGCGCAACTGGTCGCCTCGCACGCTCCGGCACTCCCGGCCGCGAAGACGGATGCGAGCGCAAAGGCTTCGATGGCGCCCGCGTTGACGGTAACGGGCAAGCCGATCGCACGGGTCAATGGTGTTGAGTTGATCGACCGCGATTTGCTGCGCGAGATGTTCACCATCTTCCCGTATGCACAGCAACACAATGGATTTCCCAAGGAGCTCGAACCTGACATTCGGCGCGGCGCGCTCCAGATGATTATTTTTGAAGAACTGGTTTACCAGGAAGCGCAGCGGCGCAAGATGACGATTCCCGCTCCGGTCCTGGCCAAGGCGGAAACGGAATTTCGAAAACAGTTTGCCAACCCGGCGGCCTACCAGGACTTTCTGAAGACCGAGGTCAACGGCTCGGAATCTGCCATGCGGGGAAAAATCCGGCGCTCCTTGCTGATAGAAGCATTGCTGAATCAGGAAGTCAATGCCCCGGCGCGCGTCACTGCGGTGCAGGTCCGGGCAGAGTACGCAAAGTCCTCCGCGCAATACAAACACGGAGAAACGCTGCACATCCAGAGCATTTCGATTGTGCCTCCCAACGAAACCAAGCCAGTGTTGGAGGAAGGGAAGAGGCGGGCGGAAGAGGCTTTCAAGCAGGCAAAGCAAGCCAAGACGTACCGGGAATTTGGGCTTCTCGCGGAGAAGCTCTCCGACGACGACTTCCACGTGAACATGGGGGATCATCGGCCACAGGATGCGGGAGCATTTCCGCCTCCCGTCGTGAAGGCAGCGGCGAAAATGAAGGTGGGGGAGGTCAGCGATCTGATTCAGCTGGGCAACTACTACACGATCTTCCGGCTGCAGGCACGCACTCCCGCTGGCGTGACGCCGTTCGCTGAAGTGAAAACCAAATTGCAGGCGGATCTGCAAAAGAAGAATACCGAGCAGCTCCGCTCGGCGCTGGCGCAGAAGTTGCGCAAGAATGCCAAGGTCGAGACGCTGTAG